In Trueperaceae bacterium, the sequence TGACAACTGCGCTATCCTGTCGTCTAAATGGAGTAAGAGAATCCTGAACGACGAGCGTAAAATCATTCCGAGCGCTTCTTAGTGCGCGTGGCAAATTAGGTACTCCATAACCGTATCGCCTCAAGAGGTTGCCCTTTTGGGTTTGAGTCGGATTTGGGCCCAATTGACTTCTCATTGCAGGGGTCCACTCGGCTGAGTGAACAATGAGGGCACGTGTGGTTTCCGGCCAATGCTGCGGGTACAAATAACAGAGGTGAGCTGCCATACGCGATGCAAGAGCTGTGGCAGGACTCGTGCCTTCGAAGTGGCGAAAGTGGCCGACACTTAGGTCGAAGTTGGTGCTAAGAAGTGACAGGTCATCGGCAGAGAGTGCTAAATTTATACCGTCTGTCGCCAGATTTCCCCCCTCGAAAACCACATCCGGCTTTATAGGCCATTGTTTCATCCAGACGAGGGACGTACGGCTTCTAGGACCTAGAGAGCCGAGACTTGCCAGCGGTGCCCAACCGTTAAGCTGAGGGTCTTGAATCGTCGTCTTGTCCGTATAGGCCCCAACCGTCAGCGGATTCCATGCTTGAGCCGGACTCTGAACCTCTTCGATATCGTTGCGGTCCGGGTACTCGTATGCGTTCACTGGGTCGGCAACGTTCCCGGCTGACACCAGTATCAATCTCTTGTAGTGCTCCTCACCGAAGCTAATTTGGTCAAGACCTGCAGACCATGAGGACGGCGAACCGCGCGCGGACTGAAAATCGCTTGTGACGGCGATACAGATTACGCGGTTTCGATTGGGCGCACGTTGCTCGGCACGAGCAACGGCCTCAGCCGTTATTGCTGCATAAAGCACAGGATCGTTTTGGCCTTGTGGGGGCAGAAACTTCACGGATTCCACAGTGGAGTGGACTGGCACGGCCTGATTCGAGGCGAGTGGCACGACGAGATCGCCAAAGAGGACAAGTCCGGCCATTCCCGTTCCGTGCCCCCGCCAAAAGACGCTATCGGCGACTCCCCAGTTAGGATCAACAGTATCGGAAAGTGCCAAGAACGGGGCGATTAGAGGGTGGTTGACGGTTATTCCACTGTCGAGGACGCAGATTGTCACATTCGAATCTGGTTGAAGTTGCGCCCTTTCCGCTAGGTCTGCTGCCCATTCGGCTTGTTCAACGGTTGAGAGGTCCAGAAAAAAAGCTGGTGTGTCCTTTGGTAACCGTAGCTCAGCAATTGAGTCGATGTGGGTCAGAAGAATATCGAGAGTTGCCTCGTTAGTGTAGGCGAGAAGAACTCTTCGTTCTGGAAAGACAATCTCGCTATCGCCTAACTGGACATCGAGCTTCTGCGCCGCTTCTCGAAACCTGCCAGATGAGTGGTCGCGCAGCCATACTTCCCACCAAGTGGCAAGATTGCCCTCCGGAAAGTAAGCAAGATCATCTGTGAAAATAGAACGAGCTGTTCCCGCTCGGACCCCTTCAAGTCGATTCGCCAACCCCTCGTGCTTTGGTCGCCCGCTCTGCGTCTGTTCGTCACGGTACTCACGTATTCGTTTGAGGAAAAAGTCAGCCTTTTGTTCGGGGATAAACACTGTCGCCGTATACGGATCTCCCTGCTCATCAGGTGCGCGGACGGAAAGAAGTTCTATCCGCCGCGGCCTATTTTCCAGTCGGTCCAGAGCCTCCGTGGAGTCCGCCGTGACTTTGAACTCAAGGTGTAGGCCTCGTACACCTGAAGTGAGCTCGGCATTGCGTTGTTCAGCCCGCAGACGGGCCTCAGCTATAGCTTCCTCCATTTGCCGCTCGAGAAAAGCAGCGTGTTCAGCCGTGACCCGGTCCGGAGGGCGTCTTGGTCTTCCCTCACGCGGAGAGGAGTATCGTTCTGCATTTCCATGGTCTGACAAAAAGATGTGGGGGAAGTCGCGGGGGACATCAGGCATGCTTAGAGGTTTGCTTGTCTTCTCTCCGCTAACGCCAAAAGCAGGCCTCTGGTTGTTATTTCGGTATGCCCCTGCAGGACGGCCTCCTTCGCCGCTTCATCAGCTGCACGTGCAATCTCAGCTTGGCTTAATTCTTGTACTGCTTGTGTTATTTCCCCCCACTCGACACTGTCGGTATTGAACTGCGTCAAGTGGGACTTGAGGATGCGGATAGAAATCTCTGAGTCTGGAAACTCATATCGAATGAGGTCGTCAAATCGCCGGAAGAGGGCTTGATCAAGTAGATCTGGGTGGTTCGTGGCTGCAATAATAATGCTCTGCGACTCGTCATTTTCGAGAAACTGAAGGAACGAGTTTAGGATTCGTCGTACTTCACCAATGTCGTTTGGAGCGCGCCGGTTGCTTCCAATTGCATCAAACTCGTCGAACAAGTAAATCCCGATGGTCTGGTTCATGGCCTCAAAGATTTGCCGGAGCTTAGCTGCCGTTTCGCCCATGAACTTCGTTATCACACCGTCAAGGCGTATTGTAAAAAGCGGCCTTCTAAGTTCGCCCGCAAGGACCGAGGCAGTCATAGTCTTCCCGGAGCCGGGAGGTCCCACAAACAGGAGCTTACGGCGAGGCTGTAAGCCAAACGACCTCAACCGGTCCTGCTGCCTCTGTTCATGGAGTATTCGCAGGAGCTTCTCCTCGATGCTAGGAACAAGGACCATGCTAGAGAGTCGGTGGTCTGGATAGGACACGGAGAGCAAGGTTGCAAGTTCATCCCGTAGTACGGGCGTCGGGTGGACACCTGCCCGCCGTACAAGCGCACTCTGCTCCTGTTTCGCTTTGTCTACAAGATCCCGAAGCTGTTGAGCCACCTTGCCGTGACCCTGGCGGGCTTCCTTGGCGGCGGCTTGCATGGCTACGGAAAGAAACTTATCTTCGTTCCCTTCAACGTAGCTCTTTACTAGAGCGATTAGCTGTTGGGCAGTCGCCACAATGCAGTCTACCCGTGACAGAGAATCGAAGATGTGGGGTGGTTTCGGCGGGCAGTCTTGTCACGCTGCCCTAAGGGCGCTCGTGCCCGGCGCCACCTTGCCTCATCAGGGAGCAGTGTCACCTTTGTCGCCTGTCCCGCTGGGTTAGATGTTGCTGCCAGTTCTGCTGCCACTACCTCAGAAGCTTGGGGCTGCTTGCGGTCGGTCCTTCGGAGGGCTACGAGCCGTAAGTAAGGTCTACGACAGAGTCTGGGAACATGGCGGCACAACAAGGGATGTCTAAACCTTGATTCACACGCGAGGGGTCACTGGTTCAAATCCAGTACCGCCCAGCAAGAGAAACAACGTGAGGGACGAGAGAGCGGCGAGGGCGAACTTCCTCGCCGTTTCTGACTTTCTTGATTTGACAGTAGTCTGACGATAGTTTGGAAGGCGAGAACGTCTCTTCACTGGCCGCTACTCCCGTCGACTACCCTCTGAGATGCAACGCCGGGCAAAGCTGCGACTTGATCGAATAAACGCCGCGATTCCGGGAGGTGCTCGACCCGCCCGGCGGTGAAAGCAGGTGCTGGGACAGGCCGGCAACTTCACCCCGAACGACTTCACCAGGGTCATCCGTTCTAGAAATCGAATACGGTTCTCATTCGGGGCAATGCCCTAGCCTAGCTGAGGCCGTCATGAGTCACCGCTGCAACTCCGATTCCAAGGCGCGGGCGGCAAGCGTGAGTAAAGCGCCTAGTGATACATCCGTGGGGCCTGTGCAAAGGAAAGCAGGCGGCAGGTAGACGAGGCCAGCGGCGGCTCGGGAGAGGTGCAGGACGATGAGATGCACGGGAAGGATCGGATTCCTAGGTCTCGAGCAACTGCTGTTGTTCTCCATGAGTCTTGTTCTTGCCCAAGGCGGACCGTCCCCGCTTCCAGCAATCGAGCTTCCCGCAGGCTCGGGCGGGGTCGGCTTCGACGACCTTCGCTATGCGGAGGACCTCGAGCGGGTGCTGGTTCCAGGCGGTCAGACCGGCCTTCTGTTCCTGCTCGACCCTGGAACGGGCGAGGTCACTACGATCGGCGGGTTTGAAGGTGCCCAGGCCTACCGGGGTGGTCATGGCGAAGGGGTCACGTCGGCTGACTTCGGCGGCGGCATGCTCTACGCGATCGACCGCACAGCTCAGCAGCTCGACGTCATCGATCCCGAACGCGGCCGGATACTGGCCGGCGTCGACCTTGCGGCACCCCCCGATTACGTCCGCTACGTTGCTGCTACCTCAGAGCTCTGGGTGACCGAGCCCGACGCCGAGCAGATCGAGGTCTTCTCGGCGCCAACGGTCGACGAACTCAATCCTGTCCCTAAGCTGATTATCCGGGTCGCGGGCGGTCCCGAGTCTCTAGTCATCGATGAGGCCGGTGGACGGGCCTATACGCACGAGTGGGCCGGCCGGACGGTCGCTATCGACCTTGCGAGCCACGAGATCATCGCGAGCTGGCGGAATGGCTGCGAAGGATCGCGAGGTATCGCCCTCGATGAGGGTCTCGGCCTGCTCTTCGCCGGCTGCAATGAGGGCCGTGTCACCGCCATGGATCTGAGTAACGATGGTGAAGTGGTAGGTGAGGTCGATGTAGGCGTTGGGGTGGACGTGATCGGCTATGACTCCGGCCTCGCCCATCTATATGCTCCTGCTCAGGAGAGTGGCTCGATGGCAGTGGTCGGTGTGACACCCTCCGGCAGGCTCGAGGTCCTGGCGCGGGTCCCAGTCACACAGGGGGCGCACTGCGCCGTGGCCGACGGTATGGGCCACGCCTGGGTTTGCGACCCTCAGGGCGGTCGGTTGCTCCGCTATGACGACACGCTGCCACCTGTGGAGTAGCCCTCGTCCCGAAGGATGTCGAACGACCTGCCCTTGGTCGCACCATGGAAGATCTTCCCTGGTTCTCCTTCAGAATTGACTAGATCGTTGGCTGCCTAGCCTTCTATTGCTCCCAATAGCTCGGCTGCTCGAGCATCGAGTTGCGGATCGCGGAACTCCTGGGCAGATGATAGGACAGCGGACAGCAGCTTACGACCCTCCCTGAGGTCGCCCCGCTCGAGGTTGAGTTCGGCCAGGAGCAGTTGTCCGCGCGGGAGCTGGTCGCGCAGTACGGCGCGTTCGGCTCGGTCGAGAGATTCCTGCACCAGTAGCTGTGCCCTGTCGTTGTCGCCCTCGCTGCGGTGCAACGATGCTAGGTCGATGAGTACGCGAACGACGTTTATCTCGTTCTCCTGCCGACGGCTGCGCTCGAGCGCTTCCTCGAATAGCCGCCTGGCCGGGTCGGGCTTGCCCCGTGCGACGTGCACCTTCGCCAAGGTACGCAGGAGGCTGTTGACGCCCGCTCGGCCGAACGGCGAGTCGATCTGGCGTGCGAGCGCCAGCGATCTCTCGAGGAGCTCCTCTGCCCGCCTTAACTCTCTCGACTCGAGAGCGATCAGGCCGAGAGCATAGTGACCGGTGATCGTCCCCCACATGTCGCCGTGTGCCAAGGTCTCGAGACCTTCCATCGCCTTCCGTTCCGCCTGCTCCAGGCGTCCCAGTCGCAAATCGAGATAGGCGCCATTCACGAGCACATTCCCCAGGACGTTCTCGAGCCGTTCGCAGTCACCGGCCACTTCCGTTGCCTCGCTCCGCACGTCCAGCTGTGCTCGCAAGACGTCTTGGGATCGGCGGAAGAAGTCGCTGCCCTCGGCGTAGCGGCCTCGCCTGTCGAAGAATTCCTGCAGGCCGAAGGCGATCGCAGGGAGGTGCGCCGTGGAGAGGGCGTTCCGCTGCAGGACCCAGTGCCAGGCCGCCACGACGTTGGACAGTTCGGCCTCCAGGGTGTCCAGTGCGGCGCGATGGTCGGCCTCGAACATCCGTGAGCCCACCAGGTTCTCGATGAGGCTCAGATAGTGCCTCGCGTGTCTCTCCCTTACACCATCTGCCTCATCGCCCTCTTCGCTCAGCCGCTCGGCCAGAAAACCTCGTACGAGCGGATGGAAGGTGAAGCGGCCCGCCTCCCTCGGCTGGACTACCGACTTGTCGACGAGGCGACGAAGATGGGCGCCCGAAGCCCCCGCCACCTCCCACGCGGCATCGAGTCCCCAGGTGTCGGCGAGGATCGACAGCCGGAGGGCGGTGATCCGTTCGGCGTCGTCAAGCAGCCGCCAGGTGCCGTCGAAGACGTCGTGGAAGCTCCGGTGCCGCTCAGGGATGTCGCGAAGGGGAGAGGTAAGAGTCTCGGGAGCGAGCGCGAGGGCGCTGGCGATCTGATCGAGCGGTAGTACCCGAAGCCAGCTCGCGGCCAACTCCAGCGCCAGCGGGAGTCCTCCGACCAGCCGACATATCCTCGTGACGAGCTGGAGCGAGGCGGGATCCGCCTCGAAACCGGGGGTTACCTGCGACGCTCGCGTCAGGAAGAGCTCGACCGCATCCCCACCCGCAGCCGTTCCGCTCTGCGTTCCGGATGCCGAGCCCCGTGAAGCGCTACGGCTGTCCTCCCGCGCGCCATTGCCGCTTCCGATGCCCGGAGCGAGAGAGTGCGGTAGCCCTGCCAGCGGCACGATCACCTCGGCCGTCAGGTTGAGTCGCTCGCGAGAGGTTACCAGCAGATGAAGGTTGGGACAGCAGGTAAGGAGCGCGGTCAGTTGCGGCCCTGCATCGATGAGGTGCTCGAAGTTGTCCAGAACGACCAGCATCTTCCGGTCCCGGAGGTTAGCGCAGAGTCGCTCGAAGGCCTCTTGACCTCGAGGGGGCGTCACTCCCAGATGGTTGGCGAGGCGAGCGGGGAGCGCGGTGGCGTCCGGTACGGCCTCTACCGGGACCAGAAGGACACCATCCCTGAACGCGCCTCTCGCCAGAACCCGGGCCGCCGCCTCCTCCGCGAGCCTCGTCTTGCCTGCGCCGCCCGGCCCGACCAGGGTCACCAAGCGGGTCTCGGACGAGTGCAGCAACCGGTCGAGGTGGGCCAGTTCGGCAGCTCGTCCCACGAACGAGTCGGCGCGCGGGACGAGGTTGTGGGGGATCGAGTCGAGGAAGGTCGCGCCCATCTGCCCGGCTATCGCCAGTAAGCGGCTCGCGACATCTGGAGATGAGGTAGTGAGGGCGGTGCTCCTCGCGAGCAGGGCGCCCTTCAGTGTCAGAGCCAGCCGTTCCCTCGTATCGAAGATCCACTCCTCCAGCTCCGTGCCCAGTCCGCGGGAACCGAGCCCATCGAGGAAAGGTCCGCCGTACAGTGCGAGGGCAGCTTCGAGGTCTCCTCCTTCGATTGCGACCAGTAGCTGACCGACATCGCTCTCCAGTTCGGTCCAGACTTCGTACCGGTCCGCGCCAACAGCACTAGGAGTGACGCTCCTCACCTGAGCAAGCGCAACGTTGAGGCTCCTCAGGTAGTTGCTTGCCTGAGGCCAGAACAGCTCCGCGAGGTTGCGCCGTTTCTGTGGGCCCTCGACAGCCAGGTAGGCGAGGAGCAGGAGCGATTTGGGTCGAGTGAGCCGAACTCCCTCCAGTCGCGCCCCGCCCAGCGTGCGCAGGAACATAGTTGGGCCGATTGTAGCGCCAAGTCGCGCTCGGCCATCTCCGGGCCCCGGTGCCGCCCAGCTGGGACCGTGGGTTCTCCCTCGGCCCTCAGCAGATGTTGCTGATGGTGATCATCACCGATCGGCTGCCTTCGAAGCCGTTCTCGTCGGTTGCCTCCAGCTCGAGGCGAGCCCAGTCGAAGGTTCGGCAGTCGATGGTGCCCAGGGTGTCGTTCGGACCCCACTCGATGCTCGCCGCCGTACCTATCTGGTAAACGTCCCCGCCGTTGCCGCTGTCATCGGTCGGGTGGTGGAGATACCAGACGTAGTCGTAGGGCCCGCTCCCGCCACTGGCCGAGCCGCTCAGTGTGATGGGGTCGCCGTTACCCAGTGCCGTACCGTCCTCTGGGTTGGTTATGGTGACGAGGATGTCGGGCAGCGGCTCTACTTCGATGGTGACCGAGTCGGTGTCCGTCTCTCCCGTGGGGTCGCTGGCGGTCACTGTGAGCGTCCGGCTGCCGGTAGTACCGAAAGTCCCCTTGCCCTCGCAGCCACTCGGCAACGAATCGCCTGCCCGGCTGGATTCCCAGTCGCAGCTCACCGTCTGTCCGTCGCGATCGTCGACCAGTGCGCTGAGTGTTACGGCTTCACCGACGAAGATTTGAGTACCAGGGCCGGGTGCCGCGAGCACGACGGTAGGCGGGTCGTTCGTTTCGCTCGCCACGGCAGCGCACAGATCGAACAGTTCCTTCTCGTAATCCAGGTCGAGAACGTCCACAGAGCTGATCCCCACGGAGCCGGCGAGGCAGCCTTTTAATTGCCATAACGTCCCTCCGGATCCAACAAGCCCCTCCTGGCTCGCTGCCAGACTAGCTCCGGCCTCCAGAGACCCGTATGGGCCGATGACCCCGTAGAGCCTGATCTCGAAGCGAGCGCCGGCCGCCACTTCGGCGCTCACGTCACCACTGAAGTCCACACCGCTGGAGTCGAAGCTGGAATCGTTACGCGACAAGTCGGAGAAGCCGTCGTCGGAGTTGTATTCGAAGCCAGCTGCCAGACCGATCTCCTGGTCCACCTCGAAAGAGAGCGTTGCCGTGAGGGAGCCTTGCGCGGTCAGGTAGATCTCGAGCCGCGGCGTCAGGACGACGGGGACCGGGCCGATGAAGAAGGTGATCGGTTCGAAGTTGTGGGTCGCTACGCCATACTCCGCGTCGAACTCGAGATCCTCGTCGCCCTCCAGGCTGAGGTTGGCGGTCTCGTTGAGCCCCACCTCGACGTGCACGTTCAGGTCCGGGATCTCGGCGCACACTCCGAAAACGGTGTCGTCGCAGCCGATGTCGATAGACAGATCTATTACGGGATCGATCTGCAGCGAACCGGTTGCCCGCAAGAGTCCGCCCGTTCCGAAGTCGGTGTTCAGCTGGTAACCCAGGCTCTGCAGCTCGATCCCCGAGTGAAGGGCCGTGGAAGAGGCAATATCGGCGGGATCGAGCTCCAGGTGGACCTCCAGACTGCCCTGGTGCACGGCGTCTCGCAGCTCGGCGCCATCGGTCTCGACCACGAACATGCCGCCCTCCTCGCGGACCGCCGTCACCTTGCGCAACAGTCCGTGGGGCGCTGCGGCGGTTGGCTCGCTCACTACTACATCGCCTGCCTCCAACGACGGTGCTACCGAGAAGAGGAGAGTGCCATCGGCTTCGACGGCGACCAACGAGTTGCGCTCACCCTCGTCCAGCACTTGAGTGGTAGGGGGGGTCAGAACGGGCCGCTCGCCGAGCGGCCCCCCTCCCTGACCGCCGCATGCCGTCAGGGCGATCAGGACGAGTAATGAGACGAGATACCTGATGCGTTGGGCCATCTACTCCTCCGCTCCGGTGCGGCGCCCGATTCCCCCGCGTCACGCCGGCGGTCCATCCGGGCGCTCGGCTGAGCCCTCGGGCTAAGCCGAGCCGTAACCGGCTGGCGGGCAACGGGTCATTGGAGAATATGGGGGGTTAAAAGTCGGTTAACGTCCGGGGCCGCCACTTGAAACGGGCAGTACTCGAAGCATGTCAGTCGCCACAAGATGGCTGAGATGACCGTACGTCGCGCACGCTACGGGTACGCCGACGGAGGGATCTAGGTTCAGCCCGGGATAGTGGACAAGGCGCTGAACGGAGGTAGTTCGCTGTTCGGCAAGCGCGCTCGCAACAGGGTCAGCACCTGCTTTACCGTGGGGGCGCCCAGTAGTTCGGGAGGAACGGCAATGCTGGCGGTCCTGGCACGAGGAACCTTCAGGCTCACCGCAGCTACACCCTTAGGCAGGGTATCGAGCGTGAGCTTCGGCAGCACGCTGAAGCCCAGGCCTTGAGCGATCATGTTCAGGATCATTCCGGTCTCCTGAGCCTGGTAGGCAGGTTCGGTCGCCCCGTACATTTCGAGAACGTACTTCACGCCCAACACGCAGCCGTCCCGCCAGTCCTTGCCGTAGGCGATCACCGGTAACTCCCGTAGGTCTTCCCACGTCAGTTCGTCGCGGTCGAGTGCTGCCGGGATGCAGACTACGAACGGGTCGTCGAACAGTTTCCAATGGATGAACTCATCGGATAGTTTCGCCACGACCAGGCCCAACTCTGCTTGTCCGGCTTCGAGGGCCCGGAGCACATCCATGGAGTTGAGGAGCACATCTCCCGAGTCGGTATCGACTTCCACGGGCCGTATTTCCAGTCCGGGGTGGCTCTCCCGCAGTCGTTTCATGACCGGCGGGAGCAGGTATTGAGCGATGCTGGGGAATCCTGCTACTCGTACCACACCCGAGAGAGTCCCCTTCATGAGCTCCGCTTCCTGGAGTAGGACTTCTTCGGTCCGAAGCAGCTTGACCGCCTGCTTCCGGATGCGTTCACCCTCGTCCGTCAGTCGGGCTCCGAATGCCCCGCGGCGGAAGAGTTTCAAGCCCAGAGCTTGCTCGGCTTGCGCCACTGCGTAGCTGACCGAGGCCTGCGACATGTCGAGATCGAGGGCCGCTGCCGAGAAGCTACCCGTCCGGGCGACGGCGAGGCAGGCGCGCAGTTGTGCCAGCGTCAACTCGCGACTATAGGTTTTCTCTATGGCCACGATACAGGCTATCAGCGGGGAACGTTGCTGGCAAGCGAGGCAGGGGCCTACCGTTTTCTCGAGGCCGAAAGGGCCGGTCCCGATTGGGGAACGAGGAGTTCCATACGGGAACGAAGGAGCAGCGAAATGTGGAAGCACCAGAAACCAACCTCAGGAGCACCCAGCTCATCTCTCCGTCGACCTGCCACTTCCTGCGCTGCGCTCGAAGAGAACGGCTTTGACCCTGGGCGCAGTGGGCGGAGGGCATCAGCGAGGAAGGGGTTCTCTGCCTCTTATTTGTCCGCCGATCCGCCCCAGATCCTTTCCGTCGTCATC encodes:
- a CDS encoding S8 family peptidase; its protein translation is MPDVPRDFPHIFLSDHGNAERYSSPREGRPRRPPDRVTAEHAAFLERQMEEAIAEARLRAEQRNAELTSGVRGLHLEFKVTADSTEALDRLENRPRRIELLSVRAPDEQGDPYTATVFIPEQKADFFLKRIREYRDEQTQSGRPKHEGLANRLEGVRAGTARSIFTDDLAYFPEGNLATWWEVWLRDHSSGRFREAAQKLDVQLGDSEIVFPERRVLLAYTNEATLDILLTHIDSIAELRLPKDTPAFFLDLSTVEQAEWAADLAERAQLQPDSNVTICVLDSGITVNHPLIAPFLALSDTVDPNWGVADSVFWRGHGTGMAGLVLFGDLVVPLASNQAVPVHSTVESVKFLPPQGQNDPVLYAAITAEAVARAEQRAPNRNRVICIAVTSDFQSARGSPSSWSAGLDQISFGEEHYKRLILVSAGNVADPVNAYEYPDRNDIEEVQSPAQAWNPLTVGAYTDKTTIQDPQLNGWAPLASLGSLGPRSRTSLVWMKQWPIKPDVVFEGGNLATDGINLALSADDLSLLSTNFDLSVGHFRHFEGTSPATALASRMAAHLCYLYPQHWPETTRALIVHSAEWTPAMRSQLGPNPTQTQKGNLLRRYGYGVPNLPRALRSARNDFTLVVQDSLTPFRRQDSAVVTNEMNVHQFPWPTAILEELGEAQVELKVTLSYFIEPNPGERGWSRRHRYASHGLRFELKGMLEDTQSFRERINRAAQADDPSRASGPGTTEGDAWFFRQVRDTGSLHSDVWRGTAIELSQRDAIAVFPVTGWWKEKRSLDRWGRTARYSLLVSVRIPDIDVDIYTPVANALNVPVEVY
- a CDS encoding ATP-binding protein, with product MATAQQLIALVKSYVEGNEDKFLSVAMQAAAKEARQGHGKVAQQLRDLVDKAKQEQSALVRRAGVHPTPVLRDELATLLSVSYPDHRLSSMVLVPSIEEKLLRILHEQRQQDRLRSFGLQPRRKLLFVGPPGSGKTMTASVLAGELRRPLFTIRLDGVITKFMGETAAKLRQIFEAMNQTIGIYLFDEFDAIGSNRRAPNDIGEVRRILNSFLQFLENDESQSIIIAATNHPDLLDQALFRRFDDLIRYEFPDSEISIRILKSHLTQFNTDSVEWGEITQAVQELSQAEIARAADEAAKEAVLQGHTEITTRGLLLALAERRQANL
- a CDS encoding tetratricopeptide repeat protein translates to MFLRTLGGARLEGVRLTRPKSLLLLAYLAVEGPQKRRNLAELFWPQASNYLRSLNVALAQVRSVTPSAVGADRYEVWTELESDVGQLLVAIEGGDLEAALALYGGPFLDGLGSRGLGTELEEWIFDTRERLALTLKGALLARSTALTTSSPDVASRLLAIAGQMGATFLDSIPHNLVPRADSFVGRAAELAHLDRLLHSSETRLVTLVGPGGAGKTRLAEEAAARVLARGAFRDGVLLVPVEAVPDATALPARLANHLGVTPPRGQEAFERLCANLRDRKMLVVLDNFEHLIDAGPQLTALLTCCPNLHLLVTSRERLNLTAEVIVPLAGLPHSLAPGIGSGNGAREDSRSASRGSASGTQSGTAAGGDAVELFLTRASQVTPGFEADPASLQLVTRICRLVGGLPLALELAASWLRVLPLDQIASALALAPETLTSPLRDIPERHRSFHDVFDGTWRLLDDAERITALRLSILADTWGLDAAWEVAGASGAHLRRLVDKSVVQPREAGRFTFHPLVRGFLAERLSEEGDEADGVRERHARHYLSLIENLVGSRMFEADHRAALDTLEAELSNVVAAWHWVLQRNALSTAHLPAIAFGLQEFFDRRGRYAEGSDFFRRSQDVLRAQLDVRSEATEVAGDCERLENVLGNVLVNGAYLDLRLGRLEQAERKAMEGLETLAHGDMWGTITGHYALGLIALESRELRRAEELLERSLALARQIDSPFGRAGVNSLLRTLAKVHVARGKPDPARRLFEEALERSRRQENEINVVRVLIDLASLHRSEGDNDRAQLLVQESLDRAERAVLRDQLPRGQLLLAELNLERGDLREGRKLLSAVLSSAQEFRDPQLDARAAELLGAIEG
- a CDS encoding LysR family transcriptional regulator, producing the protein MAIEKTYSRELTLAQLRACLAVARTGSFSAAALDLDMSQASVSYAVAQAEQALGLKLFRRGAFGARLTDEGERIRKQAVKLLRTEEVLLQEAELMKGTLSGVVRVAGFPSIAQYLLPPVMKRLRESHPGLEIRPVEVDTDSGDVLLNSMDVLRALEAGQAELGLVVAKLSDEFIHWKLFDDPFVVCIPAALDRDELTWEDLRELPVIAYGKDWRDGCVLGVKYVLEMYGATEPAYQAQETGMILNMIAQGLGFSVLPKLTLDTLPKGVAAVSLKVPRARTASIAVPPELLGAPTVKQVLTLLRARLPNSELPPFSALSTIPG